The Leishmania panamensis strain MHOM/PA/94/PSC-1 chromosome 32 sequence genome window below encodes:
- a CDS encoding hypothetical protein (TriTrypDB/GeneDB-style sysID: LpmP.32.1550), translating to MSGEVDFWTATIAAYQPLQLPSPELSEKLLKRPPFRFIHDIVCSIDARFAAYDHVIPVALRNSAQVDTKEKKIEYLTILIQYINKLMKVEIDVNPKKIVSGHEPEKTNVFLQYLASCIGYAQQDKAAQAASAPGQNSTALAFSSPSTAAASFSTHLTQGNLSLHPPSSLDRMKSCSMSPTERRNFHASALDEAAKFNKKLNGYSLNLNLNDQRDVRAEGESIVRMWNELVSPMAETKPSHLPLEALETAIKRQIETTKMMQELLSENDRIIDKLESLVT from the coding sequence ATGAGTGGCGAGGTCGATTTCTGGACTGCCACAATCGCGGCGTATCAGCCTCTGCAGCTTCCTTCACCAGAGCTGAGCGAGAAGTTGCTGAAGAGACCACCATTTCGTTTTATTCACGACATCGTTTGCAGCATTGATGCGCGGTTCGCGGCGTACGACCATGTGATTCCCGTCGCGCTACGCAACTCCGCCCAGGTCGacacaaaggagaaaaagatTGAATACTTGACGATACTCATCCAATACATCAACAAGCTCATGAAGGTGGAGATAGACGTCAACCCGAAAAAAATTGTGTCAGGTCACGAGCCCGAGAAGACGAATGTCTTTCTTCAATACCTCGCCTCTTGCATCGGCTATGCGCAGCAGGATAAGGCAGCCCAAGCGGCCTCTGCACCAGGTCAGAATAGTACAGCCCTGGCCTTTAGCTCTCCGtcgacagctgcagcgtcattCTCGACCCATCTGACACAAGGCAACTTGTCCCTTCATCCACCTAGCAGTCTCGATCGAATGAAGTCGTGCTCGATGAGCCCCACTGAGCGTCGTAATTTCCACGCCTCTGCCCTTGATGAGGCAGCGAAGTTTAACAAGAAGCTAAATGGCTACTCGCTGAACCTAAACCTCAATGATCAGCGTGATGTGCGAGCAGAGGGTGAGAGTATTGTCCGGATGTGGAACGAGCTCGTCAGCCCAATGGCGGAAACGAAGCCTTCACACTTGCCCCTAGAGGCTCTTGAGACAGCCATCAAGCGACAGATCGAGACGACGAAGATGATGCAGGAGCTACTGAGCGAGAATGACCGCATTATTGACAAGTTAGAATCACTTGTTACGTGA
- a CDS encoding phosphatidylinositol 3-related kinase, putative (TriTrypDB/GeneDB-style sysID: LpmP.32.1540): MEAVMEDEHLEPAPVRLRTESGALSVSNNKRSDSAGIRDELAGIGEQIKLLQLQLSGNLSPETKASEAVTQSLWGLLWRLRTFLFLASPSAAHQWNVGGALFDVYYGRHYGKDAAHVAIALRLYLVLLRFAVVCPAAALHGCLTLFGVLAVLNDARLRSWKDTSERLLEGLLFVSRALHRTERDAFAQLSNLVFELLSEVTAHFNSPAEESESALFLRLSIQPSAALLSQAEGLLPSVASTALESDMEGNMQQLEDAFSTCTCVETLYEARCIQACLLRLIVRLSEERLLVSLSPDRVGLLCDVACHLVSSAVPGAGGGVVNRVQHDAAWHTLRYFAVVDPRLLPHVQGPLILSVLAAQWSRQGSHTCTSVFDITVAEEALFEWCRCLSTAELDSLVASAQHRGGAGTDGQGAMRACLVQMWEVAVQWCSELYARPDTVVDDIVANTESGIRRSVSAMITLQQWVWFCERVFHSTVVQTSALAETMQVEEQKLLAAHSHHLQLLVNELPLSSFTASLLCTQLPSFAVESELTFLPIRILSFFNVPALAACVANVVDRAKNCIDVSAYRLLEANALAVQAGLKASSPIIRCDVAAFQGALTETLEVMHHHESPSYSLLIQAITVLMHAFPTSSENGEIHKSDTVARVMEKLESSISARRKGASAALGVAAPMWQMLDRETTRTLFRAGSGLGWSRRLLTLPPHAVTSAKAGEVFLCRAAGLAEALQRALAETMQRDGAWSSPLTSHSPLSTALPGATADSRQVAGRLQRAYESTASHFPIVAQLLQTLCALLTKLQWDAEWWRCRNHGKDGAYADSSGAAVAVESLFRSSSCILMLLLNIKYRFAAIAVPDMAQGWNGASVDAMPSRERSSTLRQPLAQAAMVVDVDDDDSAEDVLEGNEEAKKGRRHGKRTVGRALLSSKIGKTAAKGAASGAPQDGRLSQQCASKTKQLEKIVQLNRSQLLPALLAFTRHFRCDGKGGGSVLDGDEVQHGAMPATDRASSSRYDDTSALECSAVCLAHASIALSPPFVAKDVKGLFSLALARACKVTDPICYYALRELVLWSQQLTDPERTVGNAAMPPLLLVQLSGTERLLSAVLSARRNNDAQSIVESGAPILQLLWLGRRFFQRSCSAPSAASGEPDSKRQLLSLTAESVAMQEAWMTVSERVIQEGRAWVCLCFDLYVVYQSVRSTHDDTALAVMGLCIETARCVMALFAWSATDLLRFRERPFVFSSLFRAIVDKEDRDLKVVLTSSLDLLGRYVTSAGVDQVAGGTLAARAAISTVVPGDEATRAKLRHLMDQEKIADWRAVAGALAYVLYECGSKAVAKQMMYLAEAVSYIKKNIKDIPAVVRSTIHFVAFHIVSLEADAQMLAHDRTCRSGRHQRRGLSGAAPLHSPLAVLGGAANELFGRGRWEGGDDAAENTEEEGTSPPRDRITGELHAVEEDGGDALISKEVLDGISFSVFERALGQLVTLSEAAETPAGVESSLQKPVGRAVAAEELRKHMFAVLDAVYKAIHIEPAVAHRNEGASAANEEESSVALTVSPRTRRRWLLGLASFIRFMGPQTTPIALMLPTLLGHCARFPSLLPSVCIVWRELVYACTDEYLSESAAVIVLSLVSLEQDAALDSESKGFLLSALRHLYTRTQAAAFWDSYKVVLGTFSELVRLILRARHPVTSEAVEGSQESRRDSADVLLVGFVSVMRSGSLQSSSVFVRALYQYLDAADEATRRQLSHAAAGHPEVLQTLLRCTEADSESALYAMRCISILGAVAAPHASGLIDARCTTKTADDERRALLNLSSASGLDAWNCMTWTQSFYLDAETVLNWRKFSFTLLREYFPRLFASTADPVLHNCIAFAVQELIRASTRQERLQHKGVELRREDVVHVDELDRYLWWARLTPHVKQLLGGFTTTRYSLTVNWQTRLRTPEYTPSLGYRRWLFAFFNHLVMSCAGWFAEMVQPLRNVAKKNASLILFLLPYLVVHILESGKAEDVQYVEHEVKAVLEAAAGGPNVPVLSLRSQSIYEAPPESVSPEEPREHAHTVLSFLEDIEQLRWTLLRNRGRVMCVFETQEQAENLCIRLAEMYGDFLHGIPWSLRCRAALRIGSNIRALRSVESQRRIPGLTSVIDAVPLQRIFAALNDRESSRSIHRASPGLSLEDTAFSFENNGDWLSALGSSELVLQHRPHSGQHQLTALHCMNELGELYMTSRYAASLLTSASVLNGEEGGGKSTECLVGAAVKESSTFSQLLSDAPRGAAALSDFAQLRHHVQAYANEAAWRLGQWDTLLGSCTAAAAVSSRMPLVGPDKGQPVSLAMPAAHLQRALSGAGSLAWMRRVTDRERAKVVPLVRTPCQEDLTAQSYTLTLLLHALGDVDAVSQLCARAFVQHVSGHDCSADDSVVSQSSTPMMKLAAPLLPSSVKEEIANLLSQRAFYVEDTIAAREPLLALHRLIYRELGMPQKVAETWLEQSELLRNGGLGEAALTAARQAAFECREHVAETSYYALVANLLHDTQSPTPAMEFARECVGDVRIPATTRAQLQILLTNWLIETGSERPERILAEYDKARELDRTSELAHHQMALFYDHLHTLASNASEGAVAQLTAAATSPTSSGTTNMSAAAMYSAALQHQKEMVDSIQKYATRAIVHFGEALLRGVEKASVSLPRMLTLWLDGTVFLGGLLSTTAGKLDGTVSAALVEMNNRIREFVLSTVRPVIPPAVVMTALPQLLSRLGHPVAAVRTVLTDIVLHLLNHFPQQCLWLVLPMVLSKEGPKEVVETQIIAPFAGNPHNERVLRHSKFICDTLLTICNCSASLFPKEKGLTQLSPVQQITPMLPAAKFIVPVLSNLTPDIRATSNGAVFPTAPCFDRFDDRVVVMRSLQKPKRIWVHTNDGREMSFLCKAKDEPRKDIRMMEVAALMNSFFLSDPEAKRKRFSLRRYSITALSDDCAVIEWLNDTTPLAKVAMECYALDRSGVHISSVKKWVTLVDEKKISKMELFTKYILPEAPPVMHQWLDRTFASNQSWYEARKLFTQSTALWSIAGHIVGLGDRHAENLMIDMERGELLHVDFACMFDKGEKLEVPEQVRFRLTQNLTDVMGVLGAYGPFQATCEVALRCEMKNKSAVMSIIETLLHEPLIEWRRQNSRSHSSSGPKQLMERVARRLDGFLDLYSVPAQRDTLSLNVESQVAKLIHHSSDLNNLSQMYIWWMAWI; encoded by the coding sequence ATGGAAGCCGTCATGGAGGACGAGCACCTTGAGCCAGCGCctgtgcggctgcgcaccgAAAGCGGTGCGTTGTCTGTCAGTAATAACAAGagaagcgacagcgctggcaTCCGTGACGAACTGGCTGGCATTGGGGAACAAATCAAGCTGCTTCAGCTTCAGCTTAGCGGCAACCTTTCTCCCGAAACAAAGGCATCAGAGGCCGTCACACAGTCATTATGGGGCCTGTTGTGGAGGCTACGCACGTTTCTCTTCcttgcctccccctctgcagcgcatcaGTGGAATGTCGGTGGCGCACTCTTTGACGTGTATTACGGCCGTCACTACGGCAAGGATGCGGCCCACGTCGCAATCGCGCTTCGCCTGTATCTGGTCCTCTTGCGCTTCGCTGTCGTCTGCCCAGCCGCCGCGCTCCACGGTTGTCTGACCCTGTTTGGTGTACTGGCAGTGCTGAACGATGCTCGACTGCGGTCATGGAAGGACACGTCTGAGAGACTTCTCGAGGGCCTCCTTTTTGTCTCACGGGCGCTGCACCGTACGGAGCGCGATGCCTTTGCTCAACTTTCGAACCTCGTGTTTGAGCTGCTCTCGGAGGTCACGGCGCACTTCAACAGCCCTGCCGAGGAATCCGAGAGCGCCCTGTTCCTTCGGCTGTCCATTCAACCCTCTGCGGCGCTGTTGTCACAGGCAGAGGGCTTACTGCCATCTGTGGCTTCGACGGCTTTGGAATCGGACATGGAGGGCaacatgcagcagctggaggacgcGTTCTCCACCTGCACTTGTGTGGAGACCCTCTACGAGGCGCGCTGCATACAGGCATGCCTCTTGCGTCTGATCGTGCGACTCAGCGAGGAGCGGCttcttgtttctctttcccccgaCCGCGTCGGACTTCTCTGTGACGTCGCCTGCCATCTTGTCTCCAGCGCAGTCCCCGGGGCTGGGGGTGGCGTGGTGAACCGTGTGCAGCACGACGCGGCGTGGCACACTCTTCGCTATTTCGCGGTAGTGGACCCTCGCTTGCTTCCGCATGTACAGGGGCCTCTCATCTTGTCTGTCTTGGCCGCTCAGTGGAGTCGCCAAGGgtcacacacgtgcacgtcGGTCTTTGACATTACCGTTGCAGAAGAGGCGCTGTTTGAGTGGTGTCGGTGCCTCAGCACAGCGGAGCTAGACTCACTTGTGGCCTCGGCACAACACCGCGGCGGAGCGGGGACTGATGGCCAAGGCGCGATGAGGGCGTGTCTTGTGCAGATGtgggaggtggcggtgcagtggTGCTCGGAGTTGTACGCCAGACCTGATACAGTCGTGGACGACATCGTTGCGAACACCGAGTCCGGTATACGGCGTAGTGTTTCAGCCATGATCACATTACAGCAGTGGGTATGGTTCTGTGAGAGAGTCTTTCACAGCACAGTGGTGCAGACGAGTGCGTTAGCGGAGACAatgcaggtggaggagcaaAAGCTGCTCGCGGCGCACAGCCACCACTTGCAGCTTCTCGTGAATGAGCTGCCCCTCTCGTCGTTCActgcttcgctgctgtgcacccAGTTGCCGTCTTTTGCAGTCGAGTCTGAGTTGACGTTTCTGCCGATCCGAATTCTGTCCTTCTTCAACGTACCAGCGCTGGCAGCCTGCGTGGCAAATGTGGTGGACCGCGCGAAGAACTGTATTGACGTCTCTGCCTACCGTTTGCTAGAGGCAAACGCACTGGCGGTTCAGGCAGGCCTCAAGGCCTCGTCCCCGATCATCCGGTGCGATGTAGCAGCGTTTCAGGGTGCCCTGACTGAGACGCTGGAGGTAATGCACCACCACGAGTCGCCGTCCTACAGTCTACTCATTCAAGCCATCACTGTCCTGATGCACGCTTTTCCAACGAGCTCGGAGAACGGAGAGATTCATAAGTCCGACACTGTGGCGCGCGTCATGGAGAAGCTCGAGAGCAGTATTTCCGCTCGGCGAAAGGGAGCTTCCGCGGCTCTCGGGGTCGCTGCACCCATGTGGCAGATGCTGGATCGAGAAACCACCAGGACCCTGTTTCGTGCCGGCTCAGGCCTTGGATGGAGTCGGCGActgctgacgctgccacCTCACGCCGTGACGTCGGCCAAAGCAGGAGAGGTATTTCTGTGTCGAGCTGCTGGACTTGCCGAAGCACTTCAACGTGCACTGGCCGAGACGATGCAGCGAGATGGCGCATGGTCATCACCGTTAACCTCGCATTCGCCTCTTTCTACGGCTCTTCCTGGTGCCACTGCGGACAGCAGACAGGTAGCGGGACGCCTGCAGCGTGCGTACGAGTCCACTGCGAGTCATTTCCCCATTGTCGCGCAGCTACTTCAGACTCTGTGCGCCCTTCTCACCAAACTCCAGTGGGACGCCGaatggtggcgctgcaggaatCACGGCAAAGATGGCGCGTATGCTGACTCTAGCGGGGCCGCAGTGGCTGTTGAAAGCCTGTTTCGCAGTTCTTCCTGCATCctcatgctgctgctcaacaTCAAGTACCGCTTTGCTGCCATTGCTGTGCCTGACATGGCCCAGGGGTGGAACGGCGCTTCGGTGGATGCGATGCCGTCCCGTGAGCGGAGTAGCACTCTCAGACAGCCTCTGGCGCAGGCCGCGATGGTAGTGGAcgtggacgacgacgacagcgctgAGGACGTTCTGGAGGGAaacgaggaggcgaagaagggacGTCGACACGGCAAGAGAACAGTGGGCCGCGCTCTCCTCAGCTCGAAAATCGGAAAAACTGCAGCGAAAGGTGCTGCGAGTGGAGCACCGCAGGACGGTCGCCTatcacagcagtgcgcctCGAAAACGAAGCAGCTGGAAAAAATTGTGCAGCTTAACAGGTCGCAGCTTCTGCCCGCACTTCTCGCCTTCACCCGGCACTTCAGGTGTGACGGAAAGGGTGGAGGTTCGGTACTTGACGGGGACGAGGTGCAACACGGGGCTATGCCTGCCACTGATCGCGCAAGTAGTAGTAGATACGACGACACAAGTGCCCTCGAGTGCTCGGCGGTTTGCCTGGCACACGCCTCCATTGcactttctcctccttttgtGGCGAAGGACGTGAAGGGGCTCTTCAGCCTCGCGTTAGCGCGCGCGTGCAAGGTCACAGACCCTATCTGCTACTACGCATTGCGTGAGCTGGTGCTCTGGAGTCAGCAATTGACCGACCCAGAGCGCACAGTAGGCAATGCGGCgatgccgccactgctgctcgtgcaaCTCTCGGGGACTGAGCGATTGTTGTCGGCAGTGCTGTCAGCGAGAAGAAATAACGACGCTCAATCTATCGTTGAATCTGGCGCACCGATTCTtcagctgctgtggttgGGCCGACGGTTTTTTCAGCGCTCATGTAGTGCACCATCGGCCGCGTCTGGTGAACCGGACAGcaagcggcagctgctgtctCTTACAGCGGAGTCTGTAGCAATGCAGGAGGCCTGGATGACCGTCTCTGAACGGGTTATCCAGGAGGGGCGTGCATGGGTATGTCTCTGCTTCGACCTCTACGTGGTATATCAAAGCGTACGCTCTACACACGACGACACCGCACTGGCTGTCATGGGCCTCTGCATCGAGACAGCCCGGTGCGTGATGGCGCTGTTTGCCTGGTCTGCCACGGATCTGCTTCGCTTCCGCGAGCGGCCATTTGTgttttcttcgctctttAGGGCCATTGTAGACAAGGAAGACCGCGACTTGAAGGTGGTCTTGACGTCGTCGCTGGATTTGCTGGGACGCTATGTCACCTCGGCAGGTGTGGACCAAGTTGCTGGTGGAACACTAGCGGCGAGAGCTGCAATATCTACTGTAGTGCCTGGCGACGAGGCCACCCGAGCAAAGCTGAGGCATCTCATGGACCAGGAAAAGATTGCGGACTGGAGAGCAGTAGCGGGGGCGTTGGCGTACGTGCTCTACGAGTGCGGCAGCAAAGCAGTCGCGAAGCAAATGATGTACCTTGCAGAAGCGGTGAGCTACATCAAGAAGAACATCAAGGACATACCGGCAGTGGTGCGATCGACGATCCACTTTGTTGCCTTTCACATTGTCTCCCTCGAGGCCGATGCGCAGATGCTGGCGCACGACCGTACTTGTCGCAGTGGGCGCCATCAGCGACGCGGCCTCTCCGGGGCGGCACCTCTGCACTCCCCTCTTGCTGTTTTGGGAGGGGCAGCGAACGAACTCTTTGGCCGCGGCAGGTGGGAAGGAGGCGATGATGCGGCAGAGAACACCGAAGAGGAAGGCACGTCACCACCTCGGGACCGGATCACTGGCGAGCTGCACGCCGTAGAGGAGGACGGGGGTGATGCGTTGATCAGCAAGGAGGTACTTGATGGTATTTCGTTTTCAGTGTTCGAGCGGGCGCTAGGCCAGCTGGTAACGCTGAGCGAAGCGGCAGAGACACCTGCCGGGGTGGAGAGCTCACTACAGAAGCCGGTGGGGCGCGCAGTAGCAGCGGAGGAACTGCGCAAACACATGTTTGCGGTGCTGGACGCTGTCTACAAAGCCATTCACATCGAGCCTGCGGTTGCCCACCGCAACGAGGGTGCCAGTGCTGCCAACGAAGAAGAATCAAGCGTCGCGCTGACTGTGTCACCTCGGACGCGGCGCAGATGGCTACTTGGCTTGGCATCCTTTATTCGCTTTATGGGTCCGCAGACAACGCCGATcgcgctgatgctgccgACGCTATTGGGCCACTGCGCCCGCTTTCCCAGCCTGCTCCCATCCGTGTGCATCGTGTGGAGAGAGCTGGTCTACGCCTGCACAGACGAGTACCTCTCGGAGTCGGCCGCTGTCATTGTGTTGAGTCTTGTGAGCCTTGAGCAAGACGCTGCCCTCGATAGCGAATCAAAAGGTTTCTTGCTCAGCGCCCTCCGCCACCTGTACACCCGTACCCAGGCTGCGGCGTTTTGGGACTCGTACAAGGTGGTCCTCGGAACGTTCAGCGAGCTAGTGCGTCTCATCCTTCGTGCTCGACACCCCGTCACCAGCGAAGCCGTGGAAGGATCGCAGGAGTCTCGGCGAGACAGTGCGgacgtcctcctcgtggGTTTTGTATCCGTCATGCGATCTGGCTCCCTGCAGTCGAGCAGCGTGTTCGTGCGTGCACTCTACCAATACCTCGACGCTGCAGATGAAGCGACGCGCCGACAGCTGTCGCACGCGGCCGCTGGCCACCCGGAGGTGTTGCAGACACTTCTGCGGTGCACGGAGGCGGACTCTGAGAGCGCCTTGTACGCGATGCGGTGCATTAGCATTCTCGGTGCCGTTGCCGCGCCGCATGCGTCAGGGTTGATCGACGCGCGGTGTACCACAAAGACCGCAGACGACGAGCGGCGAGCCTTGTTGAACCTCTCCTCGGCGTCTGGCCTCGATGCGTGGAATTGCATGACGTGGACGCAGTCCTTTTACCTGGACGCGGAGACTGTTTTGAACTGGCGCAAGTTCTCTTTTACGCTGCTGAGGGAATACTTTCCGCGGCTATTCGCAAGCACAGCTGATCCGGTGCTACACAATTGCATTGCCTTTGCAGTGCAGGAGCTCATTCGAGCCTCCACTCGGCAGGAGCGCCTTCAGCACAAGggcgtggagctgcgccgcgaaGATGTCGTGCACGTCGACGAGCTTGACCGGTACCTCTGGTGGGCGCGTCTGACGCCGCACGTGAAACAGCTCCTGGGTGGGTTCACGACAACGCGGTATTCACTGACAGTGAACTGGCAGACGCGCCTCCGCACGCCTGAGTACACGCCGTCACTCGGGTATCGACGCTGgctcttcgccttcttcaaCCACTTGGTCATGTCGTGCGCAGGCTGGTTCGCCGAGAtggtgcagccgctgcggaaCGTCGCCAAGAAGAATGCTTCTCTCATTCTGTTTTTATTGCCATACCTGGTGGTGCACATCCTGGAATCTGGCAAGGCGGAGGACGTCCAGTATGTCGAGCACGAGGTGAAAGCAGTACTagaggccgccgccggagGGCCGAACGTCCCCGTCTTGTCGCTGCGATCACAAAGCATCTACGAGGCACCTCCTGAGAGCGTGTCACCAGAGGAGCCGCgcgagcacgcgcacaccgtGCTCAGTTTTCTGGAGGATATAGAGCAACTCCGATGGACGCTACTGCGCAATCGTGGTCGCGTCATGTGTGTCTTCGAGACGCAAGAGCAGGCAGAGAACCTCTGTATTCGCCTTGCTGAGATGTATGGCGACTTCCTGCACGGCATTCCGTGGTCGTTACGCTGCCGTGCAGCACTCCGCATCGGCAGCAACATTCGGGCTCTCCGCAGCGTCGAGAGTCAACGTCGCATTCCTGGACTGACGTCTGTCATCGACGCGGTGCCACTGCAACGCATTTTTGCGGCGCTAAACGATCGCGAGTCTTCTCGCTCCATCCACCGCGCTTCGCCTGGGCTCTCACTGGAAGACACGGCCTTCTCCTTCGAGAACAACGGCGACTGGCTGTCGGCACTGGGGAGCTCTGAGCTGGTCTTGCAGCATCGCCCACACAGCGggcagcaccagctcacGGCTCTGCACTGCATGAATGAGCTGGGGGAACTCTACATGACCTCTCGCTACGCAGCCTCCCTGCTCACCTCCGCGTCGGTACTGAatggtgaggagggagggggcaagtCGACAGAGTGTCTGGTGGGTGCcgcggtgaaggagagcTCGACCTTTTCTCAGCTTCTGAGCGACGCAccgcgaggagcagcggcgctcaGTGACTTCGCGCAGCTTCGTCACCACGTACAGGCGTACGCAAACGAGGCAGCATGGCGACTAGGCCAGTGGGACACGCTGCTGGGGTCGTgcacggccgctgcggcggtgagTTCGCGGATGCCTCTAGTGGGGCCTGACAAGGGTCAACCAGTCAGTCTTGCCATGCCTGCTGCACATCTCCAGCGCGCCCTCTCAGGAGCCGGCAGCCTTGCCTGGATGCGTCGCGTGACAGACAGAGAGCGCGCTAAAGTAGTGCCTTTGGTTCGCACTCCATGCCAGGAGGACCTGACCGCGCAAAGCTACACACTCACGTTGCTCTTGCATGCACTTGGCGACGTGGATGCCGTGTCGCAGCTGTGTGCCAGAGCCTTTGTTCAGCACGTCAGCGGACATGATTGCAGCGCTGACGACTCGGTCGTGTCACAGTCGAGTACACCGATGATGAAACTGGCTGCTCCGCTTCTGCCGTCATCGGTGAAGGAGGAAATCGCGAACCTCTTGTCACAGCGCGCGTTCTACGTCGAGGACACCATCGCTGCCCGCGAGCCGCTCCTTGCGCTTCACCGCCTCATCTACCGTGAATTAGGCATGCCGCAGAAGGTTGCTGAGACGTGGCTAGAGCAGTCGGAGCTCCTGCGCAACGGCGGCCTCGGCGAGGCCGCCTTGACAGCAGCTCGCCAAGCGGCTTTTGAGTGCCGAGAGCATGTTGCAGAGACCAGCTACTACGCCTTGGTGGCGAACTTGCTGCACGATACGCAGTCACCAACGCCAGCGATGGAGTTCGCGCGCGAGTGCGTTGGTGATGTGCGAATCCCTGCCACCACCcgtgcacagctgcagatACTGCTGACGAATTGGCTGATTGAGACGGGGTCGGAGAGACCGGAGCGTATCCTTGCCGAGTACGATAAGGCGCGTGAGCTGGACCGTACGTCGGAGCTGGCACATCACCAAATGGCACTCTTCTACGATCATTTACACACGCTCGCTAGCAACGCGAGCGAGGGCGCAGTGGCCCAGCTaacggcggcggccacaTCTCCGACTTCGAGCGGCACCACGAATATGTCGGCGGCAGCCATGTAtagcgctgcactgcagcaccagaAGGAGATGGTGGACTCTATCCAAAAGTATGCGACGCGCGCCATCGTCCACTTTGGTGAGGCTCTCCTGCGGGGCGTCGAGAAAGCGtcggtgtcgctgccgcgcatGCTCACCTTGTGGCTTGACGGCACTGTGTTTCTTGGCGGCTTGCTCAGCACGACGGCTGGCAAGCTGGACGGCACCGTGTCGGCGGCCCTGGTGGAGATGAACAATCGAATCCGCGAGTTTGTGCTGAGTACGGTGCGCCCGGTAATCCCTCCAGCTGTGGTGATGactgcactgccgcagctcctttCCCGCCTTGGGCACCCAGTGGCAGCGGTACGCACCGTTCTGACGGACATCGTCCTGCACTTGCTGAATCACTTTCCGCAGCAATGCCTttggctggtgctgccaaTGGTGCTCAGCAAGGAGGGGCCAAAGGAAGTGGTGGAGACTCAAATCATCGCGCCATTCGCCGGCAATCCCCACAACGAGCGGGTGCTGCGGCATTCCAAGTTTATCTGCGACACGCTCTTGACGATTTGCAACTGCTCAGCCAGTCTTTTTCCCAAAGAGAAGGGACTCACTCAGCTCAGTCCTGTACAACAGATCACCCCAATGCTGCCCGCAGCCAAGTTCATTGTGCCAGTGCTCTCAAACCTTACTCCAGACATTCGCGCTACCTCCAACGGAGCTGTATTTCCCACGGCGCCGTGCTTTGACCGCTTCGACGATCGTGTGGTTGTTATGCGGTCGCTGCAGAAGCCAAAGCGCATTTGGGTTCACACAAATGACGGCCGGGAGATGTCGTTCCTGTGCAAAGCAAAGGATGAGCCTCGCAAGGACATCCGTAtgatggaggtggcggcgctcatgaactctttcttcctctctgacCCAGAGGCAAAGCGGAAGCGCTTCTCCTTACGGCGGTACTCCATCACCGCCCTCAGCGACGACTGCGCCGTGATTGAGTGGCTCAACGATACGACTCCGCTGGCGAAGGTGGCAATGGAGTGCTACGCATTGGACCGGTCCGGCGTGCACATCTCCTCCGTCAAGAAGTGGGTGACCCTCGTGGACGAGAAGAAGATAAGCAAGATGGAGCTTTTCACTAAGTACATCCTGCCCGAGGCGCCTCCCGTAATGCACCAATGGCTGGACCGGACGTTTGCCAGCAACCAGAGCTGGTACGAGGCACGCAAGCTTTTTACACAGTCCACGGCACTCTGGAGCATAGCTGGTCACATTGTGGGACTCGGTGACCGACACGCAGAGAACTTGATGATTGACATGGAACGTGGCGAGCTGCTTCACGTCGATTTTGCGTGCATGTTTgacaagggagagaagctTGAGGTGCCGGAGCAGGTGCGCTTCCGACTCACGCAGAACCTGACGGACGTGATGGGTGTGTTGGGTGCGTACGGTCCTTTCCAGGCCACGTGCGAGGTGGCCCTGAGGTGCGAGATGAAGAACAAGAGCGCCGTCATGTCCATCATTGAAACGCTACTCCACGAGCCACTGATcgagtggcggcggcaaaacAGTCGCTCGCACTCGTCAAGCGGTCCGAAGCAGCTTATGGAGCGCGTCGCACGTCGGCTTGATGGGTTTCTCGACTTGTATTCTGTCCCCGCACAGCGTGACACGCTGTCACTAAATGTGGAGAGCCAGGTGGCGAAGCTGATCCACCACTCCTCCGACCTCAATAACCTCTCGCAGATGTACATTTGGTGGATGGCGTGGATTTGA